The following coding sequences are from one Anolis sagrei isolate rAnoSag1 chromosome 6, rAnoSag1.mat, whole genome shotgun sequence window:
- the LOC132777931 gene encoding trans-1,2-dihydrobenzene-1,2-diol dehydrogenase-like, with protein MGATRWGICSAGKIAHDFLIALKTLPPEDHQVVAIASRDLSRAQEYAKIHGIPKAYGSYAELAEDPDVDIVHIGVVNPYHLPTTLLFIEAKKNVLCEKPMGMNVAEVKTMVQAAQQHQVFFMEGYWTRFFPATERIRSLLSQGSVGDVMVFHAEFGSPQLTIPRCVEKELGGGGLLDIGGYCIQFACMIFNGEEPESITASGFLHDTGVDKTVSIILNYSGQRQAALTCTMTAKMPNRASINGTKGMIEIPSTFWCPTELFVNGQSEKFLLPPPSLKMHFTNSTGLRYEAEHVRQCLLKGLKESPVLTHQDSLLISSILDEVRKQVGVSYPQDKAQLQH; from the exons aTGGGAGCCACTCGCTGGGGGATCTGCTCTGCAGGGAAGATCGCTCACGATTTCCTCATCGCCCTGAAAACTTTGCCACCTGAGGATCACCAG GTGGTGGCCATTGCTTCTCGGGACCTCAGCCGAGCTCAGGAATATGCCAAGATCCATGGCATCCCCAAAGCATATGGGTCTTATGCAGAACTTGCTGAAGATCCAGATGTGG ATATAGTACACATAGGGGTGGTGAATCCCTATCATCTTCCCACCACCCTCCTCTTCATTGAGGCCAAGAAGAATGTGCTTTGCGAGAAGCCCATGGGCATGAATGTGGCAGAAGTGAAGACAATGGTGCAGGCAGCTCAGCAACACCAAGTTTTCTTTATGGAG GGATATTGGACTCGTTTTTTCCCTGCTACTGAGAGAATCCGTTCCTTGCTCAGCCAAGGTTCAGTTGGGGATGTGATGGTATTTCACGCTGAATTTGGGAGCCCACAACTCACAATCCCTAGGTGTGTAGAGAAGGAACTGGGAGGAGGTGGCCTTCTGGATATTGGTGGTTATTGTATCCAGTTTGCCTGTATGATCTTCAATGGAGAAGAACCAGAATCCATCACGGCCTCTGGGTTCCTGCATGATACAG GTGTGGACAAAACTGTATCAATCATTCTGAACTATTCAGGTCAACGTCAGGCTGCCCTTACTTGTACCATGACAGCCAAAATGCCCAATCGAGCAAGCATCAATGGAACCAAGGGAATGATTGAG ATTCCATCAACTTTCTGGTGCCCGACAGAGCTGTTTGTCAATGGACAGAGCGAGAAATTCCTCCTGCCTCCACCTTCCctgaaaatgcactttaccaATAGCACAGGCCTGCGATATGAAGCAGAACATGTCCGACAGTGTCTTCTCAAAG GCTTAAAGGAAAGCCCAGTTCTGACCCACCAGGACAGTTTGCTGATCAGTTCCATCCTAGACGAAGTTCGGAAGCAAGTGGGAGTGTCGTACCCTCAGGACAAAGCACAGCTTCAGCACTAA
- the LOC132779385 gene encoding trans-1,2-dihydrobenzene-1,2-diol dehydrogenase-like has translation MGATRWGICSAGKISHDFLVALKTLPAEDHKVVAVASLDLHRAQEFARNHDIPKAYGSYEELAHDSSIDVIYIGVIPPYHLSATLLFIEAGKNVLCEKPFGMNAAEVKTMVKAAQEKKVFLMEAFWSRFFPASEKMHSLLKQRAIGDVVVLHAEIGSLPSVPWGAQKELGGGALLAVGLYCVQLACMVFDREKPESIVASGFLYETGVDHSASIILNYSGQRQAVLTYTRRANLPNRASICGTNGIIEFPSTFWCPTQLAVNGQMDEFPLPLPSQKLNYPNSTGLRYEAEHVRQCLLQGLKESPIMSHADSELVHCILDEVRRQLGVSYPQDHP, from the exons ATGGGGGCCACTCGCTGGGGGATTTGCTCTGCTGGGAAGATCAGCCATGATTTCTTAGTGGCCCTGAAGACTCTCCCCGCAGAAGACCATAAG GTGGTGGCTGTTGCTTCCCTTGATCTCCATCGAGCTCAGGAATTTGCCAGGAACCATGACATCCCAAAGGCTTATGGTTCTTACGAAGAATTAGCTCATGATTCTAGCATTG ATGTGATATACATAGGGGTGATACCCCCATACCACCTTTCAGCCACCCTCCTTTTCATCGAAGCTGGGAAAAATGTGCTCTGTGAAAAACCATTTGGCATGAATGCTGCCGAGGTCAAGACAATGGTGAAGGCAGCTCAGGAAAAGAAGGTCTTTCTAATGGAG GCTTTCTGGAGCCGTTTCTTCCCAGCTTCAGAGAAGATGCATTccttgctgaagcaaagagccatTGGGGATGTGGTGGTGCTGCATGCTGAAATTGGAAGCCTACCGAGTGTTCCTTGGGGAGCACAGAAAGAGCTTGGGGGAGGCGCACTTCTAGCTGTGGGCCTCTACTGCGTCCAACTGGCCTGCATGGTTTTCGATAGAGAGAAGCCGGAATCCATCGTGGCTTCAGGATTCCTGTATGAAACAG GAGTGGATCACTCAGCATCAATCATCCTAAACTACTCCGGTCAACGTCAGGCTGTCCTCACATACACCAGGAGGGCCAACCTACCGAATCGGGCAAGCATTTGCGGGACCAATGGAATAATTGAG TTTCCAAGTACTTTCTGGTGCCCAACCCAGTTGGCTGTCAATGGACAAATGGATGAGTTTCCCCTCCCTTTGCCATCTCAGAAGCTGAACTACCCCAACAGCACTGGCCTACGCTATGAAGCAGAGCACGTCCGACAATGTCTTCTTCAAG GTCTGAAGGAGAGTCCCATTATGTCTCATGCTGACAGCGAACTGGTCCACTGCATCTTGGATGAAGTCCGGAGGCAACTCGGGGTGTCCTACCCACAAGACCACCCCTGA